Sequence from the Pseudomonadota bacterium genome:
CGGTCATGCAGGACCACGAGGGGCAGGCCGCGCTGGTTGTACGAGGCGAGCAGCGCCCGCTTGGCGTCGGTATCCTTTCCCGGACTGAGGTCGACTTTCACCGCCACAAAGCGCCGGCCTTCGCGCACGACCCGCGGATCGGTGAAGGTGTGGCGGTCAAGCTCCCCGCATGCCGCGCACCACGACGCGCCGAAATCGACGATCAGCGGCCGCTGCTGCC
This genomic interval carries:
- a CDS encoding thioredoxin fold domain-containing protein, coding for QQRPLIVDFGASWCAACGELDRHTFTDPRVVREGRRFVAVKVDLSPGKDTDAKRALLASYNQRGLPLVVLHDRSGREAARVTSFIEPDEMVALLRRVQ